In the genome of Croceimicrobium hydrocarbonivorans, one region contains:
- a CDS encoding TusE/DsrC/DsvC family sulfur relay protein: METTIAGQIIDLNNEGYLTDLNQWNKEVAAQIAQEEGIELTDGHWPVLEYLQEQYRNEVPLSIRKVGKSGVVDIKQFYALFPGGPLKKASRIAGIPKPASCI; the protein is encoded by the coding sequence ATGGAAACCACAATTGCCGGTCAAATCATTGACCTCAACAACGAAGGATACCTCACCGATTTAAATCAATGGAATAAAGAGGTAGCCGCCCAGATTGCCCAAGAAGAGGGCATAGAACTCACCGACGGACATTGGCCCGTATTGGAATACTTACAAGAACAATATCGCAATGAAGTACCACTAAGCATTCGTAAAGTGGGAAAAAGCGGGGTTGTAGACATCAAGCAATTTTATGCTTTGTTCCCCGGTGGACCGCTTAAAAAAGCCAGCCGCATCGCCGGAATTCCTAAACCCGCCAGTTGCATCTAA